TAATGTTCGGTTACCATCACAGGATCATTTTGACCAATCACATCTACTGGAAAGTCTTCTGTTTCTGAAGCTTCTTTCGCATAAGCATAACCGTAGTTATTTTTTAATCCTTCTGCATTTGTCATTGAAGTATTTAACACAAGAGAGATATCTTTTGTGACATTATCGCCACCTTCTTGTTCTACATGAGTGAATTTCATTTCATCTTCATAAATTACTGTGGCAGTTGTTTGACCAGCACCCATGTCAATCACTGTAGTACCAAATTCTTTTTCGCCATTTGGTAAAATGGTTTCTACTAATGCTAATGGTGTGATGACCATTTTATCAATTTCTAGTCCTGCACGTTTCACACAGGTTTCAATATTGTGAACAATTGTTTTTGGACCTGTGAATAATAATCCTTTCATTTCTAAACGTACACCGACCATGCCACGTGGATCTTTAATTCCATCAAATCCATCTACTTTAAAGCTTTGAGGTACGATAGAAATAATTTCTCTTTCTGGTGGGATAGAACGAACCATAGAAGCAGATGCAACATTGTACACATCTTCCACACCAATTTCTTGTGAATCAGGATTTACTGCAATCATTCCTTCACAAGGAATTACCTCTACTTGATTTCCAGGTAACCCAACAGCCACCTCTTTAATTTCAATTCCTGATTTCATTTCAGCTTGTTTTACTGCTTTTTGAATAGAAGATACTGTTTCTTCAATATCTACCACTATTCCACGATCTAAACCTTCTGATTTGGCGTCTCCTACGCCAATAATATTCATTTGACCTTCCACATATTCGGCTACTACGACTTTAACGGAAGCAGTACCAATATCTAAGCCGACATACATTCCTGATTTTGCCATGAAAGGTTCCCTCCTAAATTTTTTAATTACAACATCTTATTGATCGATGATTATTATATCTTACTTTTATCATAGTATCATATTTATAAGGAAAAGAGAAAGCGTTGTTTCTTTATTTTCGCAAATTTCTCAATTTTCTGGAATTACAATTTCCATTGTCGAAGAACTACTTGTTTCTGAATCTGTTGGTTGAGTTTCAGAAGCATTTAAATTTTTTCGCTCTGTATCATTATTTCCATATGGATAAGAGTAAATCCCTACTTCCATATCAACAATTCCTTTGTTCTTCATTTGTTTTGCTACTTGCTCATAGTAAGGAAGTTGTTCTTCCATTTCTGAACTACTTACTTTCACTTGATTTCCATCTTTCATATATAAAGTTAGTAATTCTGGATTACTTTTTGTTGGCGTTAACGTAATTTGTTGCACTAAAGAACGAATTTTTTCTGGTAAGTGCATATAAGCATAAATCACTGATTTTAATAATTCACCAGATTTGAAATCGGCATAAATAATTCCTTCTGGCTTGTTTTTAATCGTTTCTTTTAAAATAGTCCCATTTTCTAAGATAGGGGCATATTTCACTTTATCCACAATTACATACCCTGCTAAAGGATATTCTTCTACATGAATGGTAAAATCATTGAGATGATCTAAGGTAATATCTA
The DNA window shown above is from Catellicoccus marimammalium M35/04/3 and carries:
- the ftsA gene encoding cell division protein FtsA, with amino-acid sequence MAKSGMYVGLDIGTASVKVVVAEYVEGQMNIIGVGDAKSEGLDRGIVVDIEETVSSIQKAVKQAEMKSGIEIKEVAVGLPGNQVEVIPCEGMIAVNPDSQEIGVEDVYNVASASMVRSIPPEREIISIVPQSFKVDGFDGIKDPRGMVGVRLEMKGLLFTGPKTIVHNIETCVKRAGLEIDKMVITPLALVETILPNGEKEFGTTVIDMGAGQTTATVIYEDEMKFTHVEQEGGDNVTKDISLVLNTSMTNAEGLKNNYGYAYAKEASETEDFPVDVIGQNDPVMVTEHYLAEIIEAREAEIFEHMKQILSEIDALSLAGGIVLTGGAASIPGILDLATEIFDIDSSIRLHVPNHMGLRNPMFSSVLAIVEYTANLTDIDRIVNGKPVAPKATPKKETVAAKKAEPTKQKTVDNSYYEQPKEEKKKEEEQPEEEKTSRFKNFFDNIFE